Genomic segment of Aliarcobacter trophiarum LMG 25534:
TGTTAATTTAAATTAATGGGTTTTAACCCATCAATTTAAACTATTTCATAATTTCTGCAGGTGCGTAAACTTCACCTTTCATTATAATTCTTGCACTTCTACTCATTGTAGCTTTATCTACAATATATTTTCCATTCTCTTGAGTGATTACTGCTCCAACTTTTAGTGTTCCAGATGGGTGTCCAAACTCAACAGCAGATTTTTCACCTCCACCAGCAGCTTGATTTACTAAAGTACCTTCTATACAAGCAGCTACTCCAATAGCAACTGAAGCTGTTCCCATCATTGCATGGTGTAGTTTTTGCATAGAAAGAGCTCTTACATGAAGGTCAATTTCGTCTGCTTTTACCTCTTTTCCACTAGAAGTTATAAAATCAGATTTTGGAGCTACAAAAGCAATTTTTGGAGTGTGTTGTCTAGTTTCCGCTTCACTTAAATCAGAGATTAAACCCATTTTTAAAGCCCCATAACTTCTAATTTTTTCAAATCTAGCAAGTGCCTCTGCATCACTATTGATATCAGCTTGAAGTTCAGTTCCTTTATATCCAATATCAGAAGCATTTAGAAATATTGTAGGAATTCCTGCAGTAATCATTGTTGCCTTAAATGTTCCAATTCCTGGAACTTCTAAATCATCTACTAAATTCCCAGTTGGGAATAACTCTTCGCTAGGATCAACAGGTTCAGCGAACTCTAGTAAAATCTCTTGGGCAGGAAACGCAACACCATCTATATAATAATCTCCCATCTCTTTTACTTGTCCATCAACCATAGTTACATAACAAAGAATTGTTTTTTTAATATTTGCTTGCCAAATTCTTACACAACAAACACCATTTTGTGGAACATTATCAACTAATCCTTCATGAATTGCAAAAGGTCCAACTGCTGAACTTAAATTTCCACAATTTCCACTCCAATCCATAAAATCTTTGTCAATTGCAACTTGTCCAAAGTAGTAGTCAACATCGTGATTTGGAACTGTACTTTTTCCAACTAATATAGCTTTAGATGTACTTGAAGTTGCTCCTCCCATTCCATCCATTTGTTGCTTATAAATATCAGGACTTCCTACTATTCTTTGAAGAAGTTTATCTCTTTTTACTTTGTCTTCTTGTGCCTCTTTTGGAAGATCTGCTATATTAAAAAATGTTCCTTTTGAAGTACCACCTCTCATATATGTTGCTTTTACTCTTATTTGTGGTTTATAACTCATTTGTTCTCCTAAATATTTAAGCTTTTAAAACTTTTTAAAATAATTTTTAATCACTTTAGAAAATTTTATTATATTTTAAAGTTGTAGGAATAGGGGAAAACCCTAAACCTAACTATTTATTTGAAGCAATAACATCTTTTGCGAATTTTTGTAAAATTCCACCTGCTTTATAAACTTCAACTTCTGCACTTGTATCTAATCTACAAGTTACTTTGAACTCTACTTTTTCACCATTTGCTCTAGTCATGCAAACTGTTAAATCACCTCTTGGTTCAATATTTCCTAAAATATCAAATGTTTCAGTTCCTTCAATTTTATAAGTGTGTCTTGTATCACCTTTTTTAAATTGTAAAGGTAAAACACCCATTCCAACAAGGTTTGTTCTATGAATTCTTTCAATACTTTCAGCAATAACAACTTCAACACCAGCAAGTCTTACACCTTTAGCTGCCCAGTCTCTTGAACTTCCTTGTCCATAGTTTGTCCCAGCAACGATAATTAATGGTTGTTTTCTATCCATATAAGTCTCTATTGCTTCCCACATTCTTGACTCAGTACCTTCTGGCATAATTTTTGTTAAGCTACCTTGTTTAACTTTACCATTTTCATCTTTAACCATCTCATTAAATAGTTTTGGATTTGCTAAAGTTGCTCTAAGTGCAGTATTATGATCACCTCTATGTGTTGCATAAGAGTTTAAATCTTCAAGTGGTAATCCCATTTTTAAACAATACTCTCCTGATGCACTTTTTGCTTGAATAGCATTTGAAGGCGATAAGTGGTCTGTTGTAATATCATTTGGGAATACTCCAAGTGGTCTTAAATTTTTAAGAGCTGGCATACTCATAAAAGCATCTTCCCAGTATGGTGGTTTTTGAATATATGTAGATTTAGCATCCCATTTATAAAATGGCTCAGCTTTCTCTCCCTTATCTGTTTTTGCAAACATTGGATCATATATTTTTGCAAACATCTCTGGTTTTACAGATTTATAAACTATTGCATCAATCTCTTCATCACTTGGCCAAAGATCTTTAAGTCTTACTTCATTTCCATTTTTGTCAATTCCTATAACACCTGTTTCAATATTAACTCTAATACTTCCAGCAAGAGCATAAGCAACTACAAGTGGAGGAGAAGCTAAAAATGCCTCTTTGATAAATGGGTGAATTCTACCATCAAAGTTTCTATTTCCAGACAATACAGCTGTTGTATAAACACCGCTTGCAGCAGCTTCAGCTTCAATTTTTGGATCTAAAGCTCCACTCATTCCATTACAAGTTGTACAAGCAAATCCTACAATCCCAAATCCTAATTTTTCAAGTTCTGGAAGTAATCCTGAATCTTTTAAATATATTTCAGAAACTTTTGAACCAGGAG
This window contains:
- the prpF gene encoding 2-methylaconitate cis-trans isomerase PrpF, which produces MSYKPQIRVKATYMRGGTSKGTFFNIADLPKEAQEDKVKRDKLLQRIVGSPDIYKQQMDGMGGATSSTSKAILVGKSTVPNHDVDYYFGQVAIDKDFMDWSGNCGNLSSAVGPFAIHEGLVDNVPQNGVCCVRIWQANIKKTILCYVTMVDGQVKEMGDYYIDGVAFPAQEILLEFAEPVDPSEELFPTGNLVDDLEVPGIGTFKATMITAGIPTIFLNASDIGYKGTELQADINSDAEALARFEKIRSYGALKMGLISDLSEAETRQHTPKIAFVAPKSDFITSSGKEVKADEIDLHVRALSMQKLHHAMMGTASVAIGVAACIEGTLVNQAAGGGEKSAVEFGHPSGTLKVGAVITQENGKYIVDKATMSRSARIIMKGEVYAPAEIMK